The following nucleotide sequence is from Streptomyces sp. NBC_00224.
GAGCTGTACGGCGCGGGTGTGGACGTCGAGGAGGCATCGCGGGTGCTGCTGCGGGAGCACCGGCGGGCGGGGCTTGGACTGTGGGAGCGGCTGGCGGTGCTGGCGGCGGTGGAGTACCGGCATCTGGGCGGCGTCGAGGAGCCGCTCAGCCTGGTCGAGGTGCTCGCTTCGGCGGTGCGGCTCGCGCCGGACTGCGTACCGGCGGTGGTGGCTTCGCGCGGGGAGCTGACGGCGGGGCTGGCGGAGCTGGGGGTGGCGGCTGTGCCGCCTGGGCCGCGGGACGGTGGGGCTGCTGTGGCCGGGGATGGGGCGGGTGTGGTGCCTGGGGATTGGGCGTACTAGGGGGCGGCTGAGGGGTGGGTGTGCGGTGCTGCGCGAGCCGTAGGTCGACGTCCGGCCCGTCCCCCATCGGCGCGCGGGAGAACCGTCGGCGCCAGCCCCTCTGCCTGCCCCGCCCCCGGCCCCCGCCGTGACGGCAACTCGGCCTGCCGCGCGGGTCGTTACGGCGGCCGCGCCGTGCGCGGGCCGGTCAGGGGCGGTGCACGGGGCGGATCATCGCCGTGTACACGGTGGGGTCGCCGGGTCCTCGGTGGTTGGCGACGCTCCGGTACCCCCAGGTCTCGCAGACGGTCTGGAGCGCCCCGGCGCCGATGGCGGAGTCCACCAGGAGCGTTACGCGCTCCTCCGGCCGGAGTGAGAGCCATATGTCGTGGAGCTGCGCTGCGACGCCGGTGCCGCGCCAGGGCTCGCGGACGACGACCTCGCTGAGGACGGCCGTCCGCTGCCCGCTCTCCCTGGTGACGTACTCCGGCAGCGGCACGATCACGTTCGTCCACCAGTCGGTGTCGGCCGCGAGGGAGAAGCCATGGCAGTACCCGACGGCCCGGCTTCCTTCGTACGCGATGGCCGTCATCCAGCCCGGCTCGGCGACGGCCGCCTGGAGGCGCGCCTCGGACTGCTCGGCGTCGGAAGCCTCGGCCTCCGTGTGCACTTCGAGCAGGCTGTGCTTGACGTACGGGAGGTGCTGGGCGTCGGCCAGGCTGTACTCGACTGTCACGGATGTCGTCCTCTCGCCTGCGGTGGGCCGGTGAGCCGTGCCAGTGAGTCACTCGGCTCCGGCGAGTCGGCCGCACCAGGCTAGCCGGAAACCGACCGCCTGCGCTGTTTTGGCCTCTCCCCCGTCGGCCCTGTGCTCAGTAGATCTGGAGGTTGGCCCCGAACAGGCCGAGTCCGGCCTCGGCTGCCTGTCGCCACTGTCGCAGGGGGCCGTCCAGGACGTTCTCGTCCGTACTCTCGTCGAGCCAGTTCTGGTCGTCGGCTGCGGCCCGTTCCTCGGCGGTGAACGTCAGCGCTCGCTCGACTTCCGGCAGGGTCGCGCACACCTGCGCCGAGGTGAGCAGGAAGTTGCCGCACCAGCCGGGGATCCGTGCCGCCCGGACCGGTCCGATCGCATGGAAGAAGGCCCTCAGCGCGAAGTCCTTGCTCTGCACGGAGAGGAACATCCGGTCGGGGGACTCGTCGGGTTCCCATACGTCGTCGACGATCCAGAAGTCGTCCTCCGGGCCCGCGCCGCCGTACAGCTGCTGGATGTGCTCACCGGGCGCGGTCAGCTCGCAGAACGAGTCGACGGCAGCGGCCGTCTCGGCGTCCGCGCCGTACCACGTACGGTGACTCGGCAGCGGAGCCCGCTGCCATCGCTGCCACCGCTCCCGCGCGTACGGAACGTCGCGCTCGGCCGCGATCAGTGGCAGTACCCGCGGGGCGAGTTCGCCCACCACGCT
It contains:
- a CDS encoding N-acetyltransferase, with the protein product MTVEYSLADAQHLPYVKHSLLEVHTEAEASDAEQSEARLQAAVAEPGWMTAIAYEGSRAVGYCHGFSLAADTDWWTNVIVPLPEYVTRESGQRTAVLSEVVVREPWRGTGVAAQLHDIWLSLRPEERVTLLVDSAIGAGALQTVCETWGYRSVANHRGPGDPTVYTAMIRPVHRP